tctggtgtaaacagtaAGGTACCCAAAATTTAGTGGGAGCCATGACAAATTTCTCTGCCTGTTTTTCAATTTTTTGCAGGTAATTTGTGTTAGGCGGCACAGATATGCAAGTCTTCAGTAAAGTCGACACAAACCACACGATGTAGTACTGCACATCACCCTGATCAACAGTCAAATTGGATGCATCTCAAGACAAACGCAAAACAGCTAGAAACCAAATATCTCGATAATATCTCTTGCTATATATAGTACCTTCTGATCAAGCATAGGCTGCAAGTGAAAGAGGTTCCTGAACTTTGTATCTGTTCAAGTGAGGTGGGCTGGCCCCTAGACACCAGTGACGGGGCATAATTAGGCCAACTGTGTGCATGTGCACCAAGCTGCTCCTAGGCCATGGTCAGTTGCACCTACGCCATGGCTGCCTGCCTTATCGACAGTGATGCAAATGCAAATCGGCTATAATTACTCTGAAACTACTGATTTACCACATCACATGTGTAATCGGCCATCAAATATATTGCTATTGCTATTCTGAAATCTGAAACCAGTGACTCTGAAACtactaatttaaatctaaaacAAGCTCTCCCCTTCCGCACGAGCCACTCTCGGCCCAGGATGGTCCAGATGCTAGGCTGTAAATCCAGCTCAACAAAATCTAATATTACGGTGGCAAAGCCACAATGCAGAATGAGCATACAATCGTATCACCATCattttttctcaaaaaattaaATATTACCGTGTGATGGCATAGTAAAACAATTCCCGTGCATGATGAATAAACAAGCTAACTCAAATAAGAAAACCACAGAGACAGTGCTAACTGCTAACATCAGTGACAATGACCAATGACGACTGAATGCACTTTCCCTGCAATTATAATAAAAACTATTAATCCCATGCCATTAACAAAAGAAAACCCTGCCAAACTATTTGTCTAGCGGGATTTACAAATGTGCAATATCTGCGCCAAAAAAGAAACATAACGGATGCCAAAATCCAATTTTTTCGTTAATAAATATGCATGTTGTAATTACTCAGAATGGCTTGAGGTCAGCTCTAGAAGCGAGGTCATGAAAACATTCAGGGTCTGAGATATTTTGGTTTACTCCACATTGTTGCATGAGTCAAAAAATATGATAAGTAGGCCAGAAGGATAATTTGTGTACCTTTCATGATATGCACCAAAACATCCATTCCGAGTGAAACAGCCAAGAACCCAACATTATAATCCATATGAGAAAAAATATGTGAGAACGTGTGTGGAAGGCCAGAAGTGATCAAATTATGGAGCACTAATGTAGCTACAAGAAACATCTTTTTTTTTGTTAGTGAGCTAAATAGAGCGTGTCAATAGGAATTTATACTATTGGTTATACTAAATGCCTTAATAGTTTGCAGTAGATCCATATTTCTAGTAACATGGCTCACTTTTAGCGAACATTTACACAACCAATTACAGTTAGTGGGGAACACTTGTAACCAAAAAAATAATCAGAAAAGAAGTTTAACCAACCAGCCCAAATTCATTTAGGAGCCACTGCCAACAGGAATACAAAAGGCTAAGTTGTAAGTTCAGAATTAATTTGTTgcattaaaaaaaattcaaaactaatTTACTCACCTCCCATATTTACTGAATAGGTTCTCAATGTCAGTTTGCCAGGTATGATGGGCAATGTAGCAGACGAATAACTTGGTGTTACTAACTTGTTCACCAGATGAATCATATCGACATATTTTGTGCTGCAAGACAAAGAAAAGGTCAAGATACCCGCACAGAGGATATTTGTGCGAGAGCTAACAGATATGCAAATAGACTTGATACATAATACGTCAATTAATTGGTCTACCTTTACCAAATCATGTTGCTCCTATTCAAGTTCGATACATAACACACATGAATAAATTACTTCTAATAAAATATTTCGTAATAGTCAAGATTGATTTAGGATGATGTTCCATACCTAGTCAGACGTTATGCTCCATCGCTACATGAGCGTAAACTGTTAGCGGCAAATTAAAAGATCATCATGTTCCATAGCTTCATGAGTCTAAAGTGAAGTTGAAGTTAAAAAAATCATTAGGCTCCGTAGCTTCGTGCGCCTAAACTGAGGCTAAAGATATAGGAACATGTACACATTGAATCCATGTTGAGAAAAAAATGTATATGAGAATGTCCATCTAAATTTCAACATCAGTAGTTACACCCAAGCCAGAAAACCACATATCTTGATCCCATTTGCACTATCTATCCAAATGCCGCCAAGATGGGGAGGATGAAGAGCAGAAGGGCTAGGAACATTCAGTGCAAAGCGCACAGATCTGTAGACACAGATCTAGTAAAGGACATGGGTGTGAACGTGTACGCATGATAAGCTTTGGAAGGAATCGAAGACTGTAGGCGCAGATCCAGTAAAGGACACGGGTGTGCACATGTACGCACGATAATCTTTGGAAGGGATCGAAGTTAGCAGGCATAATACATGTAGACACATGCAATTAGACCAGTGCGGAATAAAAATAGTCAATTAGCTTAAGTTAGGATTTGGTGCTCGGTTTCACACTTTCGCACAGCAGGAACACGCCGGCAGGCTATCCTGGAGGTGGCCTCATCCGGCGACGTCGAAGGATTAGGGTtcggtgctcggtttcgcactttcgcacagcaggaagggatgAGAAGGGATTGGCACACCTGGCGATCCTGCTGCGTTGCATCGGGGCAGTGGCGGGCGATCATGGAGGCGGTGGCGTCGGGTCGGCGGCGCAACTCTAGCATCCGGTGGCATCAGACCGATCGATGGATCGGGATTGAGGAGGACGGAGCCAAGGTCGCAAGGAGGAGGCCATGGTGTCTCGAGGTCTGGCGAGGGTGTCGCACGAGGCGGCGGCATCGCGAGGAGGAGGCAGCGGTCTCGTGAGGGCGTCGCACcactaccggactcagtggctttgccgagtgccagggacactcggcaaagcccaatttgcactcggcaaaggacactcggcaaaaaatgggTCGGCaaaggtgtctttgccgagtgttttttgtcgggtactcggcaaagcctttgccgagtgccagttggaaccgaaaaaccccgaaaaaaatgggaaaaaatggggggggggggaaatGGAATTTTTTTAAGGCCCCCACCGGCCTCGCACGAGGCGGCGGCATCGCGAGGAGGAGGCAGCGGTCTCGTGAGGGCGTCGCACcactaccggactcagtggctttgccgagtgccagggacactcggcaaagcccaatttgcactcggcaaaggacactcggcaaaaaatgggTCGGCaaaggtgtctttgccgagtgttttttgtcgggtactcggcaaagcctttgccgagtgccagttggaaccgaaaaaccccgaaaaaaatgggaaaaaatggggggggggggggaaatggaatttttttaaggcccccaccggccagcgcccgcccATCTCAAACATTTTTCGGGTAAATTTTGCAGCACCGTGGCCAacgggattcgaacccgcgacctccccCTGCGcgcgaacctcctctaccactacaccacactatcacttgtgtctggattccgttttagttcctaacatattatactaaaccgagtgtaaattgcttgtttgaggccctaaacgaattcaaataaaaaagttgtaaactacaaagtttcataacttttcgaggtctacacttttagtttaggaagtttttccatccgaggtcgtttacaaaatttgaattttaaaattttgaaattcaaacgcagttttgcatgacaagatgatttcaaatcaaaaagttgccaactacaatgtttcataactttttgagatctacagagtttattttggttgtttttccatccgaggtcgtttgaaaagtttgaattttaaaattttgaaattcaaacacagttttgcatgacaagatgatttcaaatcaaaaagttgccaactacaatgtttcataacttttcgagatctacagagtttattttggttgtttttccatccgaggtcgtttgaaaagtttgaattttaaatttttgaaattcaaacacagttttgcatgacaagatgatttcaaatcaaaaagttgccaattacaaagtttcataacttttcgagatatacaaagtttattttggttgtttagtcatctgttcatccgacatggtcgttctaacattgttcacaaatcttatatatctctcttgtagtttcataaactacaagagagatatgttagatttgtgaacaaatttattttcactttgtcatatgaagaaaagaccaaaacaaacattatacatcttgatgagttatacaactttgtagttgaaaactttttcatttgaattaatttactgcttcaaaacatgctttgaaattttctttgccgagtgtaaaaaaaacacttggcaaagagcttctttgccgagtgtaaaaaaaacactcggcaaaggcgtctttgccgagtgcccgaaaaacaacactcagcaaaccacttggcactcggcaaagagccggtctccggtagtgcacGAGGAGGAGTGGGCGCGACGAGACGGACGATTCGGTCCCACCTGCCGATGCTTCGAAAGAAGAAGAGTCACGGTCGCACGTCATTGGCAGAGAGACAGGCCCAaaataaatgtcgcaccaaaaagtgttCACGTTTTGTTCTTTTTAATTGTAGGAGATACTATTATGTTGGTGTATATTCGTTTACACTATTTTTTACGAAGATGTGTGCATACTTCTGGATATTTAATTTGATAGGAAGATGATATAATCAGCACTGCTAACGAGCCTAGTCCGGTCACAGCTTGTGGTTGAGAGAGATGGAGGGTTTGGGGAGAGATGCATGGTCCGCCGTTCATGGTCACGGCCGGCAGCCGCAACTTGCGACTCACAGGTAATTTACGTGCACGGCGCCGGCAGGAACCGATAGTTATATTGACTGATTGGTACAGTACACTATTTGTCGCCTTGTGAGAAGTGGAGACATGGATCCGCCGACAGAACCCACACAGTACATGAGCCGAACCGCTACATGCGACATGCCCCCGGTCTTGTAGACACGGTGCATGCGCACGGTCTGACGTACGGTCGTTACGTGCCCGCGGTGACGCGTCATTGGCAACGCCAGCTGCCTTACGCCATCATCACGAAATTGAAGGAAGGAATTTGCAGGGCGAAAACAGCTGACGGTAGATTCAGTAAAATACATACCGCGAGTTCCCAACGGACAGCGTAATTTGGAGTGAAATCATGTTGCTTGAGGCAAAATTCTGGATAGTACTAACGTTTTGACCTAAATTCTGCGGGTTGATTAATCAATCAATTAATATCTTCATGGTTAAACGGGATTGAGCAGTTGCTATGCTCTTTCCCTGGTTTGATACAAGCAAGGCTAGccagtctgttcgtttggctgtggcttgtcgtaaacgatcgtaaatttctagccggaatagtatttttctctcacacaaaccagccagcagtacttcttcatgaaccagcaacgatacgaaccagccaaccgaacaggctggccATTGATGTGAAAAGGGTCCTGCGGGCCCTGCAAAACCACATGTACTGAAAGTGACTTTTCGCATTTCTTAATTCTGTTGCCCATATGTACTATATTTTTTAGTTTTGGAGTAAAATGTTTTGAATTCCGACTCGATGTCCTGATTTCAGAAATTGCATACTCAAGTCTAGTTCTCCCAGTTGCATTGGTGGTCTTCAATCAAAACTGAATAATGTCATGTCCACACTTAACAGTTGAAAATCGTTGAAGATAGAGAACGACATCATAAACGGTAGTATCCAACACGATGTTTTACAATAATACTACAATTAAAAACATGTTACTCCGTCTCCGAACGATCGAATGAATTTCAAattataattatttttttataaaacagtATATATACGATTCTAAATTACAATTGGATAGATGACTAGTCCagtttcctaaaaaaaaaagaTGACTAGTCCATCGTACCACGCAAGCCCCCCCGCTCGCCGACTACTGTTGCTTCGATGTTCACTGAGGCCCCGTTTTATACGCAGAAATGTGGATCAAGTAGAAAGCTTTATGAAGCTTCCAAGAAGTAGCTTACTGCTGCTTCCGTGTGGTTTCCAGGAACCTTCAATCCCGCAATCCGTGTCGTGatctatgtttttttttctggcaTGATATATAactgtatgtatatatatgtagtaTAGAAAAGAAAGAGTCTCGTCGCTGTGGTGAGCCGGTGACTGGAGTTCAAGGCTTACACCACGCAGGCACGCGCACCAGTCCCCTCAAGAGTAAGACAAGGAGAcaaagaggagaagaagaagggagaggaaGATATCGGCGGAGATGGAAGGCGAGAACGGTGCCAGACCGCGTCCGGGGCGCGGTCctcccgccccgccgccgccgccaggtcACGAGGAGACTAACGGCGGCGGCGGGCACCGGCGTGGTGGGCAGACGAAGCAGATCATCTGGCCGCGGCGCCTCCGTCGCGTGGCCGTAGCTCTCGCGGTAATGATCGCGGCCGCCGTCTACCTTGTCTTCGCCGAGGCTGTCGCTGCACCGCCCGATTCGGCCGCGTGGTTCTTCGTGGCCTTTGCGCTGTGGATCATCGGGCTGATCATGTTGTACTCCTGGATGATGGACTGACGCGCGCGCAGGCGCAGATCAGCTGATTTCAGGTTGAGCTATCAGCTAAGTACAGAAGTTCTCCACGAGGCCGGAACCCGGCGGCTGCGCCGGCCGGGGTTCACGCGCTAGCCTGTCTACTCGCGcgcctctcctcttcttctttCGGTTCACCGCAGCACCGCGGCACCGCGCCTATACGCGCCATGGATGTAAAATGTAATATAGCTGAGCTCAATCCTTTTCTTGAACTGATGGTCATACAAAACTTTCCGTCCTTTTTAGTGGTTTTTGGTTTTTATTACTGCCAACTTGTTTATCTTCAAGTTTATTCTTTTTTTGTCTGAAGATTATACTGGCAGTTTGGCACGCAACCAAAGCATCTTCGCTCTTGCAAAGAGCTTGCGAACTGCGCGTTAAGTGAGATTCAACCAGTTTCCTCGCGGAAAGACGGAAATTTCCGTAGAATTACCCTAGCTGCTTGTCCACCTCCTCTCCCCTTCCACAGTTTCCACTCCAATACTTCGAGACGAAGCCATAAGGCCGGCAAGCGGCCGCTTGTTAGTTTCTGCCTCACCTATGACGCCTCTTTCTTCTCTGCGTGGATCACCATTCACCAGAGATCGATCGAGCTAGCTAAGCACTGCCCGCTCGGTCATGATCGACATCGACCGCGAGGTTATTATGCTTTCTTCAGTTGGTCAGTTTGAGCGCAGTGATACATACAGTAAGCAAGTCACAACGCATAGCACAATCCAAAGTAAGCAAAGTCGTTAGCCACGCATTCCATACCTCTGGGCTTTGATCGCTACGGTGTCGGTGATTGCACTGCGTGGCCAAAGATCTCGATAGGCGTCTGCGGGGCAGATGCTGCTGCCTGGCAAGGAGTAGGGAGATACTGACGCAGACTGTATAGATGAACTGCGACTGCACCAGACGTCAGACGACCTAGCTAGCTCGAGAGCTGCTAGCTTTGATGCCGCCATCTTCGGCAGCAGCGTGCTTCGAGCATGGCCGGCTGGTTTTAGGGCTTGTTTGCTTTGCTAACCTCCTAGGCAATCTGCTGCCGACCGAAATCGAGCGTCTAGAGTTGCAGCTCATGCAGACAAGATTGCCTAGAGGCCAATCAAACAGTCCCTTAGATCCGTCAGCAAACTTCGAGTTTGCCCCCCTTCTGTGACCAAGTCAACTTTTTCACAAACAGAGCTGAAAAATAAAGAGATATATACGGGCCCAATTATTCACTGGGCCAAATCTGGCTCTCCCAGCCTAGCGTGAGTATTCGATAAAAGAGCCCGGCCTGCGTCCTGGACTGGCCCAACTAAGCCTGAGGGCTGATGCTGAGTCTGGAAAGGCCTTATAGCTTTTAGTAGGATGGGCTTTCGCACGAATTCCTGGTCCGACGATAATTGGGCCCCCTTTTTTTTGTCTTCTATACTAAATCCATTGAAATGCTAAGAAATTTGGAATTTTGGGTGAATTGTGAAATCAAAATTTTTGAGTGCTTGATAGTCTTGTAAGCTCGGTCTTCAAAACTCGATTTTTCACCATTAGATTCCACAATGAAACGTTTACTTAAATTATGGGAGAAGACAAAATTTTGAATGCTAATCGCTTTGGACAGCTCACCTTCAGAACACAACTTTTCACACCATTAGATTCGTTGTTCTGCGACGAAGAATATTATATAGTAAGCCTAGCACGATTgtagtattatgaatgcataattCTTGAGAAAAATACAGAAGCTGATTATCATGGTATCAGGCTTTCAGCATGTATCCATATATCTGAATTATTCATGGTCGGAGTTTCACAAGTTTCCAAAAGTGGAGGGAGAACTCACCTTTATCAAGTGCTTGTCGTTTTGAACAGCTTAGTGCTCAAAGCACAACTTTTGGcattaaatattttttttaaaaacaagTGACATGAATAATTATGATGTTTTCAGCCTAAATAGCTAAATAACATCCATGGTCAGAGTTTGAAGAGTTTTCAGAACCTGCGGGCTGGGCATCTCAGTTGATCCAGGAAGCTGAATTCATGTCTTTTACTGAGATGGTATACGCCTCTATGGTAATCCCGGATAAATCAACATCCTATAGAAGCTACAAAGCCGTGAAAAAGACCAACACATACCTTATTTGGAACAGCTCCAAAtcttccagtgcttggtgcgatGTCTATGTAGGGGGGGACAGTAGTGATAAGTGATGACACAATTAACATACAGCTGCTTATCTAGGATACAGAGGGAGTAAGAATATAAAAGAACAGTAAGTAACAATATGCATTTCTTTCTAGAAAAGTTCTTGCAGTGGAGGGCAGATATGTAGGTATGACGATGACTGACCTGCAAACTGAAGCAGAAGGGCTCCATGGAGCGAGCTGAGCTATCTGAGCTCGCACAAGGCACAACACGCGCAGCAAACTGTGGTTGCTGCTGAAGTGCAGAAGGAAAGGTAACAAAGGATGCATGGATTCAGAGGCTTGCCAGTTTGCTCTGGTTGTTTGGGTGGAGAGCCTCAAG
The nucleotide sequence above comes from Miscanthus floridulus cultivar M001 chromosome 18, ASM1932011v1, whole genome shotgun sequence. Encoded proteins:
- the LOC136522934 gene encoding uncharacterized protein isoform X2 is translated as MEPFCFSLQTSHQALEDLELFQISTKYVDMIHLVNKLVTPSYSSATLPIIPGKLTLRTYSVNMGEFGRRVTRIRKLPRSCHQGVDCIKVGIS
- the LOC136522934 gene encoding uncharacterized protein isoform X3; the protein is MEPFCFSLQISSCMLIVSSLITTVPPYIDIAPSTGRFGAVPNKHKICRYDSSGEQVSNTKLFVCYIAHHTWQTDIENLFSKYGR
- the LOC136522934 gene encoding uncharacterized protein isoform X1 gives rise to the protein MEPFCFSLQISSCMLIVSSLITTVPPYIDIAPSTGRFGAVPNKHKICRYDSSGEQVSNTKLFVCYIAHHTWQTDIENLFSKYGRIWKKGYKNSKAPKIMSSRSRLHKGRYQLIRIRYWNRLSSDSANR
- the LOC136522934 gene encoding uncharacterized protein isoform X4, translated to MEPFCFSLQISSCMLIVSSLITTVPPYIDIAPSTGRFGAVPNKGPQDPFHINGQPVRLAGSYRCWFMKKYCWLVCVREKYYSG